A section of the Zavarzinella sp. genome encodes:
- a CDS encoding PKD domain-containing protein: protein MGNLRSTRLHLENLESRETPADLRYALAIPDIGIVGTPRVAADPLGNLYVSGTFQGSVNLNPAGGRYVLLSNGGTDAFAAKYSPQGQLIWARSFGGAGDDTGVDIAFDGAANAYITGTFQGTADFDFSPAGVANRTAATGGSAFVAKIGYYGTFQWAEAVGGTSEAGSVAVDQLGSVFVGGTYNGTADFNPAFSVANYTSAAESGFVWKLSTNGIYQWVNTIESTGTVAVRGLATDVLGNVIAVGRYEGQTDFDPTAGTTVFNGGSGNAFVSKFSPNGLWNWVLAPNQSGTTAGAFSEATAVMTDAVGNIYVGGNAKGSYNFQVPGVDFSSNSGSVDAFVLKTSFNGYPYWVRGFGGAGDENLTDLAVDDIGNTHSAISFTGIADFDPGQYYVPLNAGTGTDTAVVRLNTSGNLTGLRQIGSLGGATIATGLASDIAGNVSLIGQFTGTSDFDPGVDSFVLNGGTGSAFISRLFSAPFLPPSTTLPPDVTPVPTPTPTPTPTPTPVPIPTNQPPVVTNIGGPYVLNQGNSLTLRATASDVDNQFLTYQWDLNGDGVAEATGAQVTFTNADLNRLGLGRAGIYLITLRVSDGTNVTTATTTVQINAVAPTATIFAPNRVVRRGVPTLFWFRTVSDPSSTDTAAGFTYSYDFNGDGTFDTVGSSPFAYYAYQLSGQYRATMRITDQSGASRDYQVTVVVR from the coding sequence GTGGGAAATCTACGATCTACTCGACTGCATTTAGAAAATCTGGAAAGTCGCGAAACACCCGCTGATTTGCGGTACGCACTGGCAATTCCAGACATTGGGATTGTGGGAACACCCCGCGTGGCTGCTGATCCATTGGGCAATCTGTATGTATCCGGCACTTTTCAGGGTTCGGTAAACCTTAACCCCGCTGGTGGGCGCTATGTTCTGCTCAGCAATGGTGGCACCGATGCTTTTGCAGCAAAATATAGCCCTCAGGGCCAACTGATCTGGGCCAGATCCTTTGGTGGGGCAGGTGATGATACGGGTGTTGATATCGCCTTCGATGGAGCCGCGAACGCCTACATTACCGGAACTTTCCAGGGCACTGCAGACTTCGATTTTTCACCTGCAGGTGTGGCAAACCGCACCGCCGCAACAGGTGGATCTGCGTTTGTTGCGAAAATTGGCTACTACGGTACCTTCCAGTGGGCGGAAGCCGTTGGTGGCACTTCGGAAGCCGGCAGCGTGGCCGTAGATCAACTAGGAAGCGTTTTTGTCGGCGGAACATACAATGGTACGGCTGACTTCAATCCTGCATTTAGTGTAGCCAATTACACGTCTGCAGCAGAATCCGGTTTCGTCTGGAAATTAAGCACCAATGGTATTTATCAGTGGGTCAATACCATTGAATCTACTGGCACCGTTGCGGTGCGTGGTCTGGCAACGGATGTGTTGGGCAACGTGATTGCCGTGGGCCGATATGAAGGCCAGACCGATTTCGACCCCACTGCCGGAACCACCGTGTTTAATGGTGGCAGTGGCAATGCCTTTGTCAGCAAATTCAGCCCCAACGGCCTCTGGAACTGGGTGCTGGCACCCAACCAAAGTGGCACCACTGCAGGGGCATTTTCGGAAGCCACTGCTGTGATGACCGATGCCGTCGGTAACATTTACGTCGGTGGGAATGCGAAAGGTAGTTACAATTTTCAGGTGCCCGGGGTTGATTTTAGTAGCAACTCTGGCAGCGTAGATGCATTCGTGCTGAAAACCAGCTTCAATGGCTATCCTTATTGGGTGCGTGGATTTGGTGGTGCCGGTGATGAAAATCTCACCGATCTGGCAGTCGATGATATTGGCAATACTCACTCTGCCATCAGTTTCACGGGAATTGCAGATTTCGATCCAGGGCAATACTACGTTCCTCTGAATGCAGGGACTGGCACCGATACAGCCGTGGTGCGGTTGAACACTTCCGGCAACCTGACCGGATTACGGCAAATCGGCTCGCTGGGTGGGGCGACAATCGCTACCGGATTGGCTTCGGATATTGCCGGGAATGTCTCGCTGATTGGGCAATTCACTGGCACCAGCGATTTTGACCCTGGGGTAGATAGTTTTGTGCTGAATGGTGGCACTGGCAGTGCCTTCATCAGTCGCTTGTTCTCGGCACCATTTTTGCCGCCTTCGACAACGTTGCCACCCGATGTCACGCCTGTCCCCACGCCGACACCGACGCCCACTCCAACACCCACACCCGTGCCAATCCCCACCAATCAGCCACCAGTTGTTACCAATATTGGTGGGCCTTACGTTCTGAATCAGGGCAACTCCCTGACCTTACGTGCGACCGCCAGTGACGTGGATAACCAGTTCCTGACTTACCAGTGGGATCTCAATGGTGATGGCGTTGCGGAGGCCACCGGTGCTCAGGTAACCTTCACAAATGCCGATCTGAATCGCCTCGGCCTGGGGCGGGCAGGGATCTACCTGATTACACTGCGGGTTTCTGACGGTACGAACGTCACCACCGCAACAACGACCGTACAGATCAACGCGGTAGCACCCACTGCCACCATTTTTGCCCCCAACCGCGTGGTGCGACGTGGGGTCCCCACGTTGTTCTGGTTCCGCACCGTGTCCGATCCTTCCAGCACCGATACTGCTGCCGGCTTCACCTACTCATACGATTTTAATGGTGATGGCACCTTCGATACGGTGGGAAGCTCTCCTTTTGCCTACTATGCCTATCAACTTAGTGGACAATACCGCGCGACGATGCGGATCACCGACCAAAGCGGTGCCTCCCGCGACTACCAGGTCACCGTCGTTGTTCGGTAA
- a CDS encoding DUF58 domain-containing protein, with protein MVTPTPTNLRIISQTGRKIVDARFFSREGVLWLLAAFGFLVVGVVKSINLVILLSYVMLGIWLLNLVQAGRSLHGIRAIRRAIPPLFAGEVGEWEILLTRQGTTRGDFLVVESYGGVSSAWWISGLSPGMNYTLAVRARFSRRGRYLIVPMLAMDGSPFGLVRRSNVVAEGDEIIVFPRPATVDLDRLRGLLRWTWARTDDERHQVRRMMETGLEIHGLREYRTGDGYRKIDWKATARTNKLIVREFEESTPSRILLIIEPYLQLPAEQPALEQLESLFSVAAGLTYEWRRPVGGALSLIIAGEKPVTIDGPPGPGMIPHMLRAMALEKGGPAGDITSALMELSRGALKSPVLVLTTHPQSPTAAAAQALLGRTVTVLTIDAQSDWFELSKE; from the coding sequence ATGGTCACACCCACCCCCACAAATCTGAGAATAATTTCACAAACTGGCCGCAAGATTGTCGATGCCCGCTTCTTCAGTCGTGAAGGGGTGCTCTGGTTACTCGCTGCCTTCGGATTTCTCGTTGTCGGTGTGGTAAAAAGCATTAATCTGGTCATTTTGCTCAGTTATGTCATGCTGGGAATCTGGCTGCTGAATCTGGTTCAGGCTGGCAGGTCACTGCATGGAATTCGAGCCATTCGGCGGGCAATCCCACCACTATTTGCTGGTGAAGTGGGGGAATGGGAAATCCTCCTCACCCGCCAAGGCACCACACGGGGCGATTTTCTGGTGGTAGAGAGCTACGGTGGAGTCTCTAGTGCCTGGTGGATCAGTGGCCTCTCACCTGGAATGAACTACACATTAGCAGTGCGTGCTCGCTTTTCGCGTCGTGGGCGATATCTGATTGTGCCGATGCTTGCGATGGATGGCTCGCCGTTTGGACTGGTTCGTCGAAGTAATGTCGTTGCCGAAGGTGATGAAATTATTGTGTTCCCCAGACCAGCAACCGTCGATCTGGATCGATTGCGGGGCCTTCTTCGCTGGACCTGGGCCAGAACTGATGATGAACGGCACCAGGTACGCCGGATGATGGAAACCGGCCTGGAAATTCATGGTTTGCGGGAATATCGCACCGGCGATGGTTACCGCAAAATCGACTGGAAAGCTACCGCACGCACCAACAAACTGATTGTTCGTGAGTTTGAAGAATCCACACCGTCACGGATTCTGCTGATCATTGAACCGTATCTGCAATTGCCCGCAGAACAGCCCGCACTCGAGCAGTTGGAATCCCTGTTTTCTGTGGCTGCGGGACTGACTTACGAGTGGCGTCGGCCTGTTGGTGGGGCACTTTCGTTGATCATTGCAGGAGAAAAACCTGTAACGATTGATGGCCCTCCTGGGCCCGGGATGATCCCACATATGTTGCGGGCTATGGCCCTTGAAAAAGGTGGGCCTGCAGGCGATATCACATCGGCATTGATGGAACTCTCACGCGGTGCATTGAAATCACCCGTGTTGGTGCTGACCACGCATCCTCAAAGCCCCACTGCAGCTGCGGCACAGGCATTGCTTGGCCGAACCGTCACCGTATTGACGATCGATGCCCAATCGGATTGGTTTGAGCTTTCGAAAGAATAG